The DNA region GACTAGCCGTTGCGCACGCTCTCCGACAGTCCCCGTCCCGGGCTGGTCCCCGTGGCCCCACGCAGCAGCGACGTCGCGCTAGGCAGGAGGAATCGGAGCCCAACGGCTAAGAGCCACAAAGGAATTCAAACCCAGCGCCGCCTCGCCTATAAATTGCGGCCGCGCCCTGCGCAGTCACTCCATCGCCGATCTCTCGTCTCCATCCATCACATCAGCAACCCATCTCGCACCGGCGCACCATCCACCCATCTGCCGCCCCACTCCGGCAGCCACCACCGACAAGGCAAGTCACATAAGCGAGAATGGCCGCTCGCttcgccgccgccctcgtcgCACTCCTCgtgctcttcgccgccgccgcaacggCGCAGGCCCCGGCCGCGTCGCCCAAGAGTGCGCCGGCTCCGGCGCCGCCCAAGATGGCCCCGCCGCCGAAGTCCCCCGCGGCttcaccgcccgcgccgcccatgGCGACCCCGGTCTCCGCACCCTCGGCCGCCGTCCCGGCCATGAGCCCGTTGGGCGCCGGTATCGGCGACGCGCTGCCCCCGGCTGGTGCCTCCGTCCTGACCCCTGCCGCTGCGCCCGCCACTGAGAAGAGCGCCGCCGCGTCTGCTGCAGCCGCCAGcttcgtcgccgtcgccggctcTGTGGTCGCAGCCGTCGTGTTCTAGGCGCCGTGGCCTGGTCTGGCAGTGGAGGCTGACGCGATCCTTTCGCTGTTTGTGCGCcttcgctgctctgctctgctcggctCTGCTGTTGATACATGTACTCTGTTTCTTCGTTTTTGGCCATTCtttatttattatttatttaGTTGTTATTACCAAGGCTGAGACAGAGATGAGGATATGTAATCCAAATTTTCAGACGGCAGTTGATTATATTTTTATATGATGAGATTATATTTGTTCATTATCTGTTTCCTACTTTGCACGCGAGTTGGCagcagaaaataaaaaaatgaaaaaaaatattCTTTCTTACTCAAATCAGAACCAATGGCGACTACACTGCAATAAAAATCTTAATATATTCCCATCTTTGAGAATGACATTGATGCAACATCGACAACACATGGATATTCAACTGTTCCCCCTTTTACTTTTGTGAGCTGTTACTGATGTGGGCTGCCTTTGCATGAAAATGCTTCCTGTGATCCACAATCGGCTCAATGATGGCCTTCACGTCCTCCTCAATTTCATCCATCTGCATGAAGTCAGCAAGTGTTATGACAGACATATGAAACGTTTGTAGACAGTGACTTGAGCAAGCTTGTGCCGAGGCAACAAGCAACAACACAAAGGGGGTTGCCTGAGATTGCAAGCAAACATGGGAGCACCAAACTATAAGGAATGATAAAAGGCAGAACACGATTCAGGCACTGCCATGTACTGTACCTTGTGGATGATGTCCTGTGCAAGGTGAGCCTCATGGGCGACTTCCTTGGACGCGTGCTCAACGAGCACGGCCGCGGTCCTCAGCCTCCCGCCCTCGGGCAGCTGCTTGGCCACCTCCGACGACACCTTCTCCGCAAAGGTGGCTGCCTCCTCGACAACCTCCACCACCCCCTCTGCCGCATCTTTCACCATCTCCACCTCACCTTAAATTGATTTCGTTGATCAGAAATTGTTACACAAGATAGTGATACTACTGGTGCAGAGCTGAAGTTTGATCAGAGTCGGTGATGGCTGCATACTCTGAATCCGCAGGATCGACGCCCATCGCGAGTGCAGGAGTGGCGTAGCGGCTGCAAGGACTGAGCCAATTGCCAATCTCGCCCTGATACAACACAGCAGGAGAAAACGAAGGCAGGATCATATCAGCATCTGCATCGAGATTATTCTTTCAGACACTGATCACACACCTGTAGAAAAATAAGAATGCAATCACCAGGTGAAGAAAGGCGTCCGCTGTTGCTCTCGATACTGACGCGGCAGAGCCGGCGCAGGTCTCGTGCCAGCCGCGCCGCTGGACGCCGAGAACCTCTCCCGGTCGACCGCCTGGAAACGTGGCGCCGCTGCGGGTCCGAGTACGGTGGTGGAGCGGAGCTTCTGGCAGTAGAGCGACGCGAACGACCTGATCAGAGATGACATGGCCGACGGTCTTCTGGCCCCCGGGATGCTGATGATGGGTAGTACGGTTATCTCCGGTGACGGCGACGATCGCTGAATGATCTTGGACCACGGCTGCTGCTGGAGATGGATCAACGTGCAGGGAGAGACTAGAGAGCGCGTATATGGATAGTCATAT from Panicum hallii strain FIL2 chromosome 9, PHallii_v3.1, whole genome shotgun sequence includes:
- the LOC112876926 gene encoding uncharacterized protein LOC112876926, producing MNRHAVATGLYLYDYPYTRSLVSPCTLIHLQQQPWSKIIQRSSPSPEITVLPIISIPGARRPSAMSSLIRSFASLYCQKLRSTTVLGPAAAPRFQAVDRERFSASSGAAGTRPAPALPRQYREQQRTPFFTWARLAIGSVLAAATPLLHSRWASILRIQSEVEMVKDAAEGVVEVVEEAATFAEKVSSEVAKQLPEGGRLRTAAVLVEHASKEVAHEAHLAQDIIHKMDEIEEDVKAIIEPIVDHRKHFHAKAAHISNSSQK
- the LOC112872929 gene encoding classical arabinogalactan protein 4-like; amino-acid sequence: MAARFAAALVALLVLFAAAATAQAPAASPKSAPAPAPPKMAPPPKSPAASPPAPPMATPVSAPSAAVPAMSPLGAGIGDALPPAGASVLTPAAAPATEKSAAASAAAASFVAVAGSVVAAVVF